In Pseudobacter ginsenosidimutans, the following are encoded in one genomic region:
- a CDS encoding substrate-binding domain-containing protein: MKSTLKLTMLVAIVSLLFGCIPKNKQQAADSKTSANGYASAADLSSFTVGYCTPTLDAPFYVALERAVKEKVESYGMKYLSTDGQADIAKQVMAVEDLLTKGVNVLIINPIDPKALVPVVKAAKQQGVMVFVLDSYIDDEAPYEAAVFADNEKNGEILGEWVVQNFTQKEMNIAIISGNQGNPVGREKRLGFIKGIADAQLHASSKASIKVVAQGWGAWNNNGGLKAMEDILVAHPYVNLLLAENDAMAMGALKAIREMGMQDKITILGYDAQKEALQLIKSGQYAATAQNSPSILGSTMVEVVARRLNKDETLKRINYTPSVLIDKSNVDRFYNVNALF; this comes from the coding sequence ATGAAATCAACATTGAAACTGACGATGCTCGTGGCGATTGTATCGCTGCTGTTTGGATGCATTCCAAAGAACAAACAGCAGGCTGCCGATTCAAAAACTAGCGCTAATGGATATGCGAGTGCTGCTGATCTTTCCTCATTCACAGTGGGCTATTGCACACCAACACTGGATGCTCCATTTTATGTGGCGTTGGAAAGAGCGGTAAAGGAAAAAGTGGAAAGTTATGGGATGAAATACCTCTCCACTGATGGGCAGGCTGATATCGCTAAACAGGTGATGGCTGTGGAAGACCTGCTCACCAAAGGAGTGAATGTGCTTATCATCAATCCAATCGATCCCAAAGCCCTGGTGCCCGTAGTGAAAGCTGCCAAACAACAGGGCGTGATGGTATTTGTGCTGGACAGCTATATCGATGATGAAGCGCCCTATGAAGCTGCCGTGTTTGCCGACAATGAAAAGAACGGAGAGATCCTGGGCGAATGGGTAGTGCAGAATTTCACGCAGAAAGAAATGAATATCGCCATCATCAGCGGCAACCAGGGCAATCCTGTTGGCCGTGAAAAAAGATTGGGTTTCATCAAAGGCATTGCCGATGCGCAATTGCATGCAAGCAGCAAAGCCAGTATCAAAGTAGTGGCGCAGGGCTGGGGAGCCTGGAACAATAACGGAGGATTGAAAGCAATGGAAGATATCCTGGTGGCGCATCCTTACGTGAATCTTTTGTTGGCGGAGAACGATGCCATGGCCATGGGAGCGCTCAAAGCGATTCGCGAAATGGGCATGCAGGATAAGATCACCATCCTTGGATACGATGCACAGAAAGAAGCTTTGCAGCTGATCAAATCAGGACAATATGCCGCTACTGCTCAGAACAGTCCTTCCATCCTTGGCAGTACCATGGTGGAAGTAGTGGCGCGCAGACTGAATAAAGACGAAACGCTGAAGCGTATCAACTATACGCCTTCTGTACTGATCGACAAATCCAATGTTGACCGCTTCTACAACGTGAACGCATTATTTTGA